The Pseudomonas kermanshahensis genome contains a region encoding:
- the def gene encoding peptide deformylase yields the protein MAILNILEFPDPRLRTLAKPVTVFDDALSQLIDDMFETMYEAPGIGLAATQVNVHKQVVVMDLSEDRSEPRVFINPVVEELTHDMGQYQEGCLSVPGFYENVDRPLRVRVKAQDRDGKPFELEAEGLLAVCVQHEFDHLNGKLFVDYLSTLKRDRIKKKLEKQHRQQA from the coding sequence ATGGCCATCTTGAACATTCTCGAATTCCCGGACCCGCGCCTGCGCACCCTCGCCAAACCGGTGACGGTGTTCGACGACGCCCTGAGCCAGCTGATCGACGACATGTTTGAAACCATGTATGAAGCGCCTGGCATCGGCCTGGCTGCGACTCAGGTCAACGTCCACAAGCAAGTGGTGGTGATGGACTTGAGCGAAGACCGCAGCGAACCGCGGGTCTTCATCAACCCCGTCGTCGAAGAACTGACCCACGACATGGGCCAGTACCAGGAAGGTTGCCTGTCGGTGCCTGGCTTCTACGAAAACGTCGACCGCCCCCTGCGGGTGCGCGTCAAAGCCCAGGACCGCGACGGCAAGCCGTTTGAGCTCGAAGCCGAAGGCCTGCTGGCCGTGTGCGTGCAGCACGAGTTCGATCACCTCAACGGCAAGCTGTTCGTCGATTACCTGTCCACGCTCAAACGCGACCGGATCAAGAAGAAACTGGAAAAGCAGCACCGCCAGCAAGCCTGA
- the fmt gene encoding methionyl-tRNA formyltransferase, which translates to MRIVFAGTPEFAAEHLKALLDSPYEIVAVYTQPDRPAGRGQKLMPSAVKALAVAHDIPVLQPPTLRNADAQAELAALKPDLMVVVAYGLILPQAVLDIPRLGCINSHASLLPRWRGAAPIQRAVEAGDAESGVTVMRMEAGLDTGPMLLKVVTPISAEDTGGTLHDRLAEMGPPAVIQAIAGLADGSLQGEAQDDALATYAHKLNKDEARIDWRRPAVELERLVRAFNPWPVCHSTLDGESVKVLAATLSTGNGAPGEILSASKDGLVVACGDQALSLTRLQLPGGKALNFSDLFNSRREKFANGKVLGQ; encoded by the coding sequence ATGCGCATCGTCTTCGCAGGCACTCCAGAGTTTGCCGCCGAACACCTCAAGGCACTGCTCGACAGCCCCTATGAGATCGTGGCCGTCTACACCCAGCCGGACCGCCCAGCCGGGCGTGGCCAGAAGCTCATGCCGAGCGCGGTCAAAGCACTGGCCGTGGCCCACGACATCCCGGTGCTGCAGCCGCCAACCCTGCGCAATGCCGATGCCCAGGCGGAACTCGCCGCGCTCAAGCCCGACCTGATGGTGGTGGTCGCCTACGGCCTTATCCTGCCCCAGGCCGTGCTGGATATTCCGCGCCTTGGTTGCATCAACAGCCACGCCTCCTTGCTGCCACGCTGGCGCGGTGCGGCGCCGATCCAGCGCGCCGTGGAAGCCGGCGATGCTGAGAGCGGCGTGACCGTGATGCGCATGGAAGCGGGCCTGGACACCGGCCCGATGCTGCTCAAGGTGGTCACCCCGATCAGCGCTGAAGACACCGGCGGCACCCTGCATGACCGCCTCGCCGAAATGGGCCCGCCTGCGGTGATTCAGGCCATTGCTGGCCTTGCCGACGGCTCGCTGCAGGGTGAAGCCCAGGATGACGCCCTGGCCACCTATGCCCACAAGCTGAACAAAGACGAAGCACGCATTGACTGGCGCCGCCCGGCCGTGGAGCTGGAGCGCCTGGTGCGTGCTTTCAACCCGTGGCCGGTGTGCCACAGCACCCTGGACGGCGAAAGCGTGAAGGTGCTGGCTGCCACGTTGTCCACAGGCAACGGCGCCCCTGGCGAGATCCTGTCTGCCAGCAAGGACGGCCTGGTAGTCGCCTGCGGTGACCAGGCACTGAGCCTGACCCGCCTGCAACTGCCCGGCGGCAAGGCACTGAACTTCAGCGACTTGTTCAACAGCCGCCGCGAGAAATTCGCCAACGGCAAGGTGCTCGGCCAATGA
- the rsmB gene encoding 16S rRNA (cytosine(967)-C(5))-methyltransferase RsmB, whose translation MNPRLAAARALAAVLSGKASLNSSLPAQLDKVDERDRGLTQDLAFGTARWQPRLDLLAAQLLQKPFKAADADVQALMLVGLYQLFYTRIPAHAAIGETVGCADKLKKPWAKGLLNAVLRRAQREGEALLAGMERDPVVRTAHPRWLQKSLKAFWPEQWEAICAANNAHPPMILRVNRRHHSRDAYLALLAEAGVGASACQYSRDGIVLNEPCDVRSLPGFAEGWVSVQDEAAQLSADLLELAPGQRVLDACCAPGGKTCHLLEAEAGLAQVVAIDLEAKRLTRVRENLDRLQLDAELIACDARDTASWWDGKTFQRILLDAPCSATGVIRRHPDIKLTRQADDIPALAMLQGELLDALWPTLEVGGMLLYATCSSLPTENTEVIDAFLARTPGARELDLATEAGLRQPHGRQLLAQEGGHDGFYYAKLIKIAASRG comes from the coding sequence ATGAACCCTCGCCTGGCCGCCGCCCGTGCCTTGGCCGCTGTGCTCAGCGGCAAGGCTTCGCTGAACAGCTCGTTGCCGGCACAACTGGACAAGGTCGACGAACGCGACCGGGGCCTGACCCAAGACCTGGCCTTCGGCACCGCCCGCTGGCAGCCGCGCCTCGACCTGCTCGCTGCGCAGTTGCTGCAGAAGCCGTTCAAAGCGGCCGATGCCGATGTGCAGGCCTTGATGCTGGTCGGCCTGTACCAGCTGTTCTACACGCGCATTCCGGCGCACGCCGCCATCGGCGAAACCGTGGGTTGCGCCGACAAGCTGAAAAAGCCGTGGGCCAAAGGCCTGCTCAACGCCGTGCTGCGCCGCGCGCAGCGTGAAGGCGAAGCGCTGCTCGCTGGCATGGAGCGCGACCCGGTGGTGCGCACTGCCCACCCGCGCTGGCTGCAGAAATCGCTGAAGGCCTTCTGGCCCGAGCAATGGGAAGCCATCTGCGCCGCCAACAACGCCCACCCGCCGATGATTTTGCGGGTCAACCGCCGCCACCACAGCCGCGATGCCTACCTGGCCTTGCTGGCTGAGGCCGGCGTGGGCGCCAGCGCCTGCCAGTACAGCCGTGACGGCATCGTGCTGAATGAGCCCTGCGATGTGCGCAGCCTGCCTGGCTTTGCCGAAGGCTGGGTGAGCGTGCAGGACGAAGCCGCGCAGCTGTCCGCCGACCTGCTCGAACTGGCCCCCGGCCAACGCGTGCTCGACGCCTGCTGTGCCCCGGGCGGCAAGACTTGCCACTTGCTCGAAGCCGAAGCTGGCCTGGCGCAGGTGGTGGCCATCGACCTGGAAGCCAAGCGCCTGACCCGCGTGCGCGAGAACCTCGATCGCCTGCAACTGGACGCCGAGCTGATCGCCTGCGATGCCCGCGACACCGCCAGCTGGTGGGACGGCAAAACGTTCCAGCGCATCCTGCTCGACGCCCCGTGCTCGGCCACCGGTGTAATCCGCCGCCACCCGGACATCAAACTGACCCGTCAGGCCGACGACATTCCGGCCCTGGCCATGTTGCAGGGCGAGCTGCTCGATGCCCTGTGGCCAACCCTGGAAGTGGGCGGCATGCTGCTTTACGCCACCTGCTCGAGCTTGCCGACCGAGAACACCGAGGTGATCGACGCCTTCCTCGCCCGCACCCCGGGCGCCCGTGAGTTGGACCTGGCCACCGAGGCCGGCCTGCGCCAGCCACATGGCCGCCAGTTGCTGGCCCAGGAAGGCGGCCACGACGGGTTCTACTATGCCAAGCTGATCAAGATCGCCGCGTCACGCGGATAA
- the trkA gene encoding Trk system potassium transporter TrkA, which translates to MKIIILGAGQVGGTLAEHLASEANDITVVDTDGERLRDLGDRLDIRTVQGRGSLPTVLRQAGADDADMLVAVTNSDETNMVACQVAYSLFHTPTKIARVRESAYLTREELFHNDHIPVDVLISPEQVVTNYIKRLIEHPGSLQVIDFAEGKAQLVAVKAYYGGPLVGQQLRQIRAHMPNVDTRVAAIFRRDRPITPRGDTVIEADDEVFFIAAKKDIRAVMGELRRIDETNKRVVIAGGGQIGERLAEAIESRYQVKIIEMNPARCRHLSDTLESTVVLQGSASDKDLMLEENIADADIFLALTNDDEANIMSSLLAKRLGARKVMTIINNPAYVDLVQGGEIDIAISPQLATIGTLLAHVRRGDIVSVHSLRRGAAEAIEAVAHGDSKSSKVVGKAIEDIALPPGTTIGAIIRDEEVMIAHDDTVIESGDHVILFVVDKKHIRDVEKLFHVGLSFF; encoded by the coding sequence ATGAAGATCATCATCCTCGGCGCGGGGCAGGTGGGCGGTACGCTGGCAGAACACCTGGCCAGCGAGGCCAACGACATTACCGTGGTCGACACCGACGGCGAGCGCCTGCGCGACCTCGGCGACCGCCTGGACATCCGCACGGTGCAAGGCCGCGGCTCGCTGCCGACGGTGCTGCGCCAGGCCGGTGCCGACGACGCCGACATGCTGGTGGCGGTGACCAACAGCGACGAGACCAACATGGTGGCCTGCCAGGTCGCCTACTCGTTGTTCCACACCCCGACCAAGATCGCCCGGGTACGGGAGTCGGCCTACCTCACCCGCGAAGAGCTGTTCCACAACGACCACATCCCGGTCGATGTGCTGATCAGCCCCGAGCAGGTGGTGACCAACTACATCAAGCGCCTGATCGAGCACCCAGGTTCACTGCAGGTAATCGACTTCGCCGAAGGCAAGGCGCAACTGGTGGCGGTCAAGGCGTACTACGGCGGCCCGCTGGTGGGCCAGCAGTTGCGCCAGATCCGTGCGCACATGCCCAACGTCGACACCCGTGTGGCGGCGATCTTCCGCCGTGACCGGCCGATCACCCCACGCGGCGACACCGTGATCGAGGCCGATGACGAAGTGTTCTTCATCGCTGCGAAAAAAGACATCCGCGCCGTGATGGGCGAGCTGCGACGCATCGACGAGACCAACAAGCGCGTGGTCATCGCCGGTGGCGGGCAGATTGGCGAGCGCTTGGCCGAGGCCATCGAAAGTCGCTATCAGGTGAAGATCATCGAGATGAACCCGGCCCGCTGCCGCCACCTCTCCGACACCCTGGAAAGCACCGTGGTGCTGCAGGGCAGTGCGTCAGACAAGGACCTGATGCTCGAAGAGAACATCGCCGACGCCGACATCTTCCTGGCCCTGACCAACGACGACGAGGCCAACATCATGTCGTCGCTGCTGGCCAAGCGCCTGGGTGCGCGCAAGGTGATGACCATCATCAACAACCCGGCCTATGTGGACCTGGTGCAGGGCGGCGAGATCGACATCGCCATCAGCCCACAGTTGGCCACCATTGGTACCTTGCTGGCCCACGTGCGGCGTGGCGATATCGTCAGCGTGCACTCACTGCGCCGCGGCGCGGCCGAGGCCATCGAAGCCGTGGCGCATGGCGATTCGAAGTCGAGCAAAGTGGTCGGCAAGGCCATCGAAGACATCGCCCTGCCGCCAGGCACCACCATTGGCGCGATCATTCGTGACGAAGAGGTGATGATTGCCCACGACGACACAGTGATCGAATCGGGTGACCATGTGATTCTGTTCGTTGTGGATAAAAAGCACATTCGGGATGTGGAGAAGCTGTTCCACGTCGGCTTGAGTTTCTTCTAG
- a CDS encoding tetratricopeptide repeat protein, with product MRESLEKMLAKGVDNPLLRFGLGKAWLDEGNGAEAAVHLARCVEQDPKYSAAWKLLGKAYQLQGDLAAARKAWEDGIVAAQAHGDKQAEKEMTVFLKKLNKV from the coding sequence ATGCGCGAATCGCTGGAAAAGATGCTGGCCAAGGGTGTGGATAACCCGCTGTTGAGGTTCGGCCTTGGCAAGGCCTGGCTGGACGAGGGCAATGGCGCTGAGGCGGCGGTGCACCTGGCGCGTTGCGTGGAACAGGACCCGAAGTATTCGGCAGCGTGGAAGTTGCTGGGTAAGGCGTATCAGTTGCAGGGGGATTTGGCGGCGGCGCGCAAGGCCTGGGAGGACGGGATCGTGGCGGCGCAGGCCCATGGGGATAAGCAGGCCGAGAAAGAGATGACTGTATTTCTCAAGAAGTTGAATAAAGTCTGA
- a CDS encoding lysophospholipid acyltransferase: MEKFKGALMVGVLRLFAKLPWGAVQRVGAGIGWLMWKVPNGSRNVVRINLAKCFPEMDPAEREQLVGRALRDIGKSFVESACAWIWPPQRSLELVKEVHGLEVLEQALASGKGVVGITSHLGNWEVLNHFYCNQCKPIIFYRPPKLKAVDDLLREQRVQMGNRVAPSTKEGILSVIKEVRRGGQVGIPADPEPAESAGVFVPFLGTQALTSKFVPNMLAGGKAVGVFLHALRLPDGSGFRVILEAAPEAMYSTDVTESAAAMSQVVERYVREYPSQYMWSMKRFKKRPAGEPRWY; encoded by the coding sequence GTGGAAAAGTTCAAGGGCGCCCTGATGGTCGGGGTGCTTCGACTGTTCGCCAAGTTGCCCTGGGGCGCTGTGCAGCGCGTCGGCGCCGGTATCGGCTGGCTGATGTGGAAGGTCCCGAACGGGTCGCGCAACGTGGTGCGTATCAACCTCGCCAAGTGTTTCCCGGAGATGGACCCGGCCGAACGTGAGCAACTGGTCGGCCGTGCGCTGAGAGACATCGGCAAATCCTTTGTCGAAAGCGCTTGTGCCTGGATCTGGCCACCGCAGCGTTCGCTGGAACTGGTCAAGGAAGTGCACGGCCTGGAAGTGCTGGAGCAGGCCCTGGCCTCGGGCAAGGGCGTGGTGGGCATCACCAGCCACCTGGGTAACTGGGAAGTGTTGAACCACTTCTATTGCAACCAGTGCAAACCGATCATCTTCTACCGCCCGCCAAAGCTCAAAGCTGTGGATGATTTGTTGCGTGAACAGCGAGTGCAGATGGGTAACCGCGTGGCGCCTTCGACCAAGGAAGGCATCCTCAGCGTGATCAAGGAAGTGCGCCGCGGGGGCCAGGTGGGCATTCCGGCGGACCCGGAACCTGCTGAGTCGGCGGGTGTGTTCGTGCCGTTCCTGGGCACCCAGGCGCTGACCAGCAAGTTCGTGCCGAACATGCTGGCCGGTGGCAAGGCGGTGGGTGTGTTCCTGCATGCGTTGCGGCTGCCGGATGGGTCTGGGTTCCGGGTGATTCTGGAAGCGGCGCCGGAGGCGATGTACAGCACGGATGTGACCGAGTCGGCGGCGGCCATGAGCCAGGTGGTCGAGCGGTATGTGCGTGAGTATCCGAGCCAGTACATGTGGAGCATGAAGCGCTTCAAGAAGCGCCCGGCGGGTGAGCCGCGTTGGTATTGA
- a CDS encoding DNA-3-methyladenine glycosylase I — protein MPRCFWCTDDPLYQAYHDQEWGTPQRDPALLFEMLLLEGFQAGLSWITVLRKRERYREVMHGFDPVKLAQMSDERIEALMLDAGIIRNRLKLKAARRNAQAWLAVDNPAEWLWSFVGGTPKVNHFKDRSEMPAVTDEAKAMSKALQKAGFTFVGPTICYAFMQATGMVMDHTTDCDRYAALAR, from the coding sequence ATGCCACGCTGCTTTTGGTGTACCGACGATCCGTTGTACCAGGCCTACCACGACCAGGAATGGGGAACACCGCAGCGTGATCCGGCGTTGCTGTTCGAGATGCTTTTGCTCGAAGGGTTCCAGGCGGGGCTGTCATGGATCACGGTTTTACGTAAACGCGAGCGTTATCGCGAGGTGATGCATGGCTTCGACCCGGTGAAGTTGGCGCAGATGAGCGATGAACGCATCGAAGCACTGATGCTCGACGCCGGCATCATCCGCAACCGCCTCAAGCTCAAGGCGGCCCGGCGCAACGCCCAGGCCTGGCTGGCTGTGGATAACCCAGCCGAGTGGCTCTGGTCGTTTGTGGGCGGCACGCCCAAAGTCAACCATTTCAAGGACCGAAGCGAAATGCCTGCCGTTACCGATGAAGCGAAGGCAATGAGCAAGGCCCTGCAAAAAGCCGGCTTCACGTTTGTCGGCCCAACCATCTGTTATGCCTTCATGCAGGCCACCGGTATGGTCATGGACCACACCACCGATTGTGATCGCTACGCCGCCTTGGCGCGCTGA
- the glyQ gene encoding glycine--tRNA ligase subunit alpha → MSQPTPAVRTFQDLILALQNYWAAQGCVVLQPYDMEVGAGTFHTATFLRAVGPETWNAAYVQPSRRPADGRYGENPNRLQHYYQFQVVLKPNPANFQELYLGSLKAIGLDPLVHDIRFVEDNWESPTLGAWGLGWEIWLNGMEVTQFTYFQQVGGIECYPVTGEITYGLERLAMYIQGVDSVYDLVWADGPFGKVTYGDVFHQNEVEQSTYNFEHANVEKLFELFDFYESEANRLIKLELPLPTYEMVLKASHTFNLLDARRAISVTERQRYILRVRTLARDVAQSYLQARARLGFPMATPELRDEVLAKLEAAQ, encoded by the coding sequence GTGAGCCAGCCTACGCCAGCCGTGCGTACCTTCCAAGACCTGATCCTCGCCCTGCAGAACTACTGGGCAGCTCAAGGTTGTGTGGTGCTTCAGCCCTACGATATGGAAGTAGGCGCCGGCACTTTCCATACCGCCACGTTCCTGCGCGCCGTCGGCCCAGAGACCTGGAACGCCGCCTACGTGCAGCCTAGCCGTCGCCCTGCCGACGGGCGGTATGGCGAAAACCCAAACCGCCTGCAGCACTACTACCAGTTCCAGGTGGTGCTCAAGCCGAACCCGGCCAACTTCCAGGAGCTGTACCTCGGCTCGCTTAAAGCCATTGGCCTGGATCCGCTGGTCCACGATATCCGTTTCGTCGAAGACAACTGGGAATCGCCAACCCTCGGCGCCTGGGGCCTGGGCTGGGAAATCTGGCTCAACGGCATGGAGGTGACCCAGTTCACCTACTTCCAGCAAGTGGGCGGCATCGAGTGCTACCCGGTCACCGGTGAAATCACCTACGGCCTCGAACGCCTGGCCATGTACATCCAGGGTGTCGACTCGGTCTACGACCTGGTATGGGCCGATGGCCCGTTCGGCAAGGTTACCTACGGCGACGTGTTCCACCAGAACGAAGTCGAGCAGTCGACCTACAACTTCGAACACGCCAACGTCGAGAAACTGTTCGAGCTGTTCGACTTCTACGAAAGCGAAGCGAACCGCCTGATCAAGCTGGAGCTGCCGCTGCCGACCTACGAAATGGTCCTGAAGGCTTCGCACACCTTCAACCTGCTCGACGCCCGCCGCGCCATCTCGGTGACCGAGCGCCAGCGTTACATCCTGCGCGTACGTACCCTGGCCCGGGACGTGGCGCAAAGCTATCTGCAAGCCCGCGCACGCCTGGGCTTCCCGATGGCCACCCCTGAATTGCGTGACGAAGTGTTGGCTAAGCTGGAGGCTGCACAATGA
- the glyS gene encoding glycine--tRNA ligase subunit beta: MSAQDFLVELGTEELPPKALASLGDAFLAGIEKGLQAAGLNYASKSVYAAPRRLAVLIRQLDVQQPDRSINIDGPPLQAAFKDGEPTQAALGFAKKCGVELSEIDQSGAKLRFSQHIPGKATTSLLPTIVEDSLNDLPIPKRMRWGASREEFVRPTQWLVMLLGDQVVDCTILAQQAGRESRGHRFHHPENVVITTPANYVEDLRKAYVLADFAERRELIAKRTAELALQQEGSAIVPPALLDEVTALVEWPVPLVCSFEERFLDVPQEALITTMQDNQKYFCLLDSEGKLLPRFITVANVESRDPKQIIEGNEKVVRPRLTDAEFFFKQDKKQPLETFNERLKNVVFQAQLGTVYDKAERVSKLAAFIAPLIGGDAQRAARAGLLSKCDLATEMVGEFPEMQGVAGYYYALNDGEPQDVAMALNEQYMPRGAGAELPETVTGAAVAIADKLDTLVGIFGIGMLPTGSKDPYALRRAALGVLRILIEKQLDLDLTGAAEFAVKQFGAKVKAAGLAEQVLEFIFDRLRARYEDEGIDVATYLSVRALKPGSALDFDQRVQAVQAFRKLPEAEALAAVNKRVSNLLSKAEGAIAEQVEPKYFDNANEFSLYSAIQQADQAVQPMAAARQYSESLARLAALRDPVDAFFEAVMVNAEDAKVRANRYALLSRLRGLFLGVADISLLG, encoded by the coding sequence ATGAGTGCTCAAGATTTCCTGGTAGAACTGGGCACCGAAGAGCTGCCACCCAAGGCCCTCGCCAGCCTGGGCGACGCCTTCCTGGCCGGTATCGAGAAAGGCCTGCAGGCCGCTGGCCTGAACTACGCCAGCAAATCGGTATACGCCGCGCCGCGCCGCCTGGCCGTACTGATCCGCCAACTCGACGTGCAGCAGCCTGACCGCAGCATCAACATCGACGGCCCGCCCCTGCAGGCTGCTTTCAAAGACGGCGAGCCGACCCAAGCGGCCCTGGGCTTTGCCAAGAAGTGCGGTGTAGAGCTGTCGGAAATCGACCAGAGCGGCGCCAAGCTGCGTTTCTCCCAGCACATCCCGGGCAAGGCCACTACCAGCCTGCTGCCGACCATCGTCGAAGACTCGCTCAACGACCTGCCGATCCCCAAGCGCATGCGCTGGGGCGCCAGCCGCGAAGAGTTCGTGCGCCCAACCCAGTGGCTGGTGATGCTGCTTGGCGACCAGGTCGTCGACTGCACCATCCTCGCCCAGCAGGCCGGCCGTGAGTCCCGTGGCCACCGCTTCCACCACCCGGAAAACGTGGTTATCACCACCCCGGCCAACTACGTCGAAGACCTGCGCAAAGCCTACGTGCTGGCCGACTTCGCCGAGCGCCGCGAGCTGATTGCCAAGCGCACCGCCGAACTGGCCCTGCAGCAGGAAGGCAGCGCCATCGTGCCGCCGGCGCTGCTGGACGAAGTGACCGCGCTGGTCGAGTGGCCAGTGCCGCTGGTGTGCTCGTTCGAGGAGCGTTTCCTCGACGTGCCGCAAGAAGCCCTGATCACCACCATGCAGGACAACCAGAAGTACTTCTGCCTGCTGGACAGCGAAGGCAAGCTGCTGCCGCGCTTCATCACCGTGGCCAACGTCGAAAGCCGTGACCCGAAGCAGATCATCGAAGGCAACGAAAAGGTCGTGCGCCCACGCCTGACCGATGCCGAGTTCTTCTTCAAGCAAGACAAGAAGCAGCCGCTGGAAACCTTCAACGAGCGCCTCAAGAACGTGGTGTTCCAGGCTCAACTGGGCACCGTGTACGACAAGGCCGAGCGTGTTTCCAAGCTGGCCGCGTTCATTGCCCCGCTGATTGGCGGCGACGCCCAGCGCGCCGCGCGTGCCGGCCTGCTGTCCAAGTGCGACCTGGCCACCGAGATGGTCGGCGAGTTCCCTGAGATGCAGGGCGTTGCCGGTTACTACTACGCGCTCAACGATGGCGAGCCGCAAGACGTCGCCATGGCGCTGAACGAGCAGTACATGCCGCGCGGCGCTGGCGCCGAGCTGCCAGAGACCGTCACCGGTGCTGCCGTGGCGATCGCTGACAAGCTCGACACCCTGGTCGGTATCTTCGGCATCGGCATGCTGCCAACCGGCAGCAAAGACCCGTACGCACTGCGCCGCGCCGCGCTGGGCGTGCTGCGCATCCTGATCGAGAAGCAGCTGGACCTGGACCTGACCGGTGCGGCCGAGTTCGCGGTCAAGCAGTTCGGTGCCAAGGTCAAGGCTGCCGGCCTGGCTGAGCAAGTGCTGGAGTTCATCTTCGATCGCTTGCGTGCACGCTACGAAGACGAAGGCATCGACGTGGCCACCTACCTGTCGGTACGCGCCCTGAAGCCGGGCTCTGCCCTGGACTTCGACCAGCGTGTGCAGGCCGTGCAGGCGTTCCGCAAACTGCCGGAAGCCGAAGCCCTGGCCGCGGTGAACAAGCGCGTATCGAACCTGCTGAGCAAGGCCGAAGGCGCCATCGCCGAACAGGTCGAGCCGAAGTACTTCGACAACGCCAACGAGTTCTCCCTGTACTCGGCCATTCAGCAGGCCGACCAGGCCGTGCAACCGATGGCCGCTGCGCGCCAGTACAGCGAGTCGCTGGCCCGCCTGGCAGCCCTGCGTGACCCGGTCGACGCCTTCTTCGAGGCGGTGATGGTCAACGCCGAGGACGCCAAGGTCCGCGCCAACCGTTATGCCCTGCTCAGCCGCCTGCGCGGTCTGTTCCTGGGTGTGGCCGACATCTCGCTGCTGGGGTAA
- the gmhB gene encoding D-glycero-beta-D-manno-heptose 1,7-bisphosphate 7-phosphatase: MKLLILDRDGVINYDSDAYIKSLEEWIPIPGSVEAIAQLSKAGWTVAVATNQSGIARGYYPVQTLEAMHARLRALVAEQGGEVGHIVYCPHGPDEGCDCRKPKPGMLRAIAEHYQADLGGVWFVGDSQGDLQAALAVGAQPVLVKTGKGERTLEKGVPETTLIFDDLAAIARELI; encoded by the coding sequence TTGAAACTGCTGATTCTCGATCGAGACGGGGTGATCAACTATGACTCCGACGCTTACATCAAGTCGCTGGAGGAGTGGATCCCCATCCCCGGCTCGGTCGAGGCCATCGCGCAGTTGAGCAAAGCGGGCTGGACGGTGGCCGTGGCCACTAACCAGTCCGGCATTGCCCGCGGCTATTACCCGGTGCAAACCCTCGAGGCCATGCACGCGCGCCTGCGTGCGTTGGTGGCCGAGCAGGGCGGCGAAGTGGGCCATATCGTCTATTGCCCACATGGCCCGGATGAAGGCTGCGATTGCCGCAAGCCCAAGCCGGGCATGCTGCGGGCGATTGCCGAGCACTACCAGGCCGACCTTGGCGGCGTTTGGTTTGTCGGCGACAGCCAAGGTGACCTTCAGGCCGCCCTGGCCGTCGGTGCACAACCGGTGTTGGTGAAAACCGGCAAGGGCGAGCGGACCCTGGAAAAAGGTGTCCCTGAAACTACACTGATTTTCGACGATCTGGCAGCTATCGCCAGAGAACTAATTTAA